One Alnus glutinosa chromosome 3, dhAlnGlut1.1, whole genome shotgun sequence genomic region harbors:
- the LOC133863800 gene encoding uncharacterized protein LOC133863800, giving the protein MQTEARVGVVVEGGQRALNSGHVDGGARKLAQQPQIKTVSQILAGGVAGALSKTCTAPLARLTILFQVQGMHSDVATLRKLSIWREASRIVSEEGVRAFWKGNLVTIAHRLPYSSVNFYAYEHYKEMLRMIPGLANHRENMGADICVHFAAGGLAGITAASVTYPLDLVRTRLAAQTNLIYYRGIWHALQTISKEEGILGLYKGLGATLLGVGPSIAISFSVYETLRSFWKLHRPEDSAVLSSLACGSLSGIASSTATFPLDLVRRRKQLEGAGGRARVYTTGLFGTFRHITRTEGLHGLYRGILPEYYKVVPSVGICFMTYETLKKLFADILDSS; this is encoded by the exons ATGCAAACAGAGGCGAGAGTAGGAGTGGTGGTGGAAGGAGGGCAGAGAGCTCTGAACTCGGGCCACGTCGATGGTGGTGCGAGAAAGCTCGCACAGCAACCGCAGATCAAAACGGTGTCGCAGATTCTCGCTGGAGGCGTCGCCGGAGCTCTTAGTAAGACCTGTACGGCGCCGCTTGCTCGTCTTACTATACTCTTCCAG GTGCAAGGTATGCACTCTGATGTTGCAACATTGAGAAAGCTTAGCATATGGCGCGAGGCTTCGCGGATTGTTAGTGAAGAAGGAGTTAGAGCTTTTTGGAAAGGGAATCTGGTTACAATTGCTCACCGTCTACCTTATTCTTCTGTCAATTTCTATGCATATGAGCACTATAAAGAG ATGCTAAGGATGATTCCGGGACTGGCAAACCACAGAGAAAATATGGGTGCAGACATTTGTGTGCATTTTGCTGCTGGTGGTTTGGCTGGAATAACAGCTGCTTCAGTTACTTATCCATTGGATCTTGTAAGGACACGCCTTGCAGCTCAG ACAAATTTAATATACTACAGAGGTATTTGGCATGCTTTACAAACTATTAGCAAAGAGGAGGGCATTTTGGGTCTCTATAAGGGACTTGGAGCAACACTCTTG GGTGTTGGACCAAGTATAGCTATCAGTTTTTCAGTGTATGAGACCTTGAGATCTTTCTGGAAGTTGCATAG GCCCGAGGATTCTGCTGTCCTTTCCAGTCTGGCTTGCGGAAGTCTTTCAGGAATTGCATCATCAACAG CAACATTTCCCCTGGATCTTGTGAGGCGCCGTAAGCAACTGGAAGGGGCAGGTGGCCGAGCTCGTGTCTATACGACAGGCCTTTTTGGTACATTTAGGCACATAACCCGGACTGAAGGCTTGCATGGGTTGTACCGAGGGATTCTGCCTGAATACTACAAGGTGGTGCCTAGTGTAGGTATTTGTTTTATGACTTATGAGACACTGAAGAAGCTTTTCGCTGATATTTTGGACAGTTCATAG
- the LOC133864957 gene encoding protein NRT1/ PTR FAMILY 5.6-like isoform X2 translates to MKINGCMILLWMIKEDFLSVLQLACGKPPPLSSVTIEFSERLSYFGIATNLISYLTKVIHQDLKTAAKNVNYWTGVTTSIPLLGGLLADAYTGRFTMVLFASVVYLMGLSLLTLSQFIPSLKPFNNGRSHQPRKIHEVVFFLALYLISVGTGGHKPCLESFGADQFDDDHLEERKKKMSYFNWWNFALCCGLVLGVTVIAYVQDNVSWGVASLILTVTMATTIVTFCMGKPCYRYRIPEGSPLTPMLQVLVAAIRKRNLPVPSNPALLYEVPKSQSQGRLLCHTSRLGFLDKAAIIEEKESISIEQNPWRLTTVTMVEETKLILGMIPIWLTSLTFGICMAQGPTFFVKQAATMNLRIADNFKIPPASIYALGAVGMIISVTTCEKIIVPMLRKATGNERGFNILQRIGIGMIFSIAAMSVAALVEMKRLRAVEKEIMSMGAFWLAPQSIILGIADGFTLVGLQEYFYDQVPDSMRSLGISFYLSVIGGGNFLSSFLITVVDHVTEKLGRSWFVEDVNMCRLDNFYWLLAAMSALNLCVYVKLAMKYTYKKVQRRVIVADCNNGDGVELMA, encoded by the exons ATGAAGATAAATGGGTGCATGATTCTTCTGTGGATGATAAAGGAAGACTTCCTCTCCGTGCTTCAACTGGCGTGTGGAAAGCCTCCTCCTTTATCGTCAGtga CAATTGAGTTTAGTGAGAGGTTGAGCTACTTTGGGATAGCAACAAATCTCATCTCATACCTCACCAAAGTGATCCATCAGGACCTCAAAACAGCAGCCAAAAATGTAAACTACTGGACAGGAGTAACAACATCGATACCTTTACTTGGAGGGCTCCTAGCAGATGCCTACACTGGCAGATTCACTATGGTCCTGTTTGCTTCCGTCGTATATCTCATG GGTTTAAGCCTGTTGACATTGTCTCAATTCATCCCAAGTCTAAAGCCATTCAATAATGGGAGGTCTCACCAGCCTAGGAAGATTCATGAGGTGGTGTTTTTCCTTGCCTTGTATCTTATCTCTGTTGGAACTGGAGGACACAAGCCCTGCTTAGAAAGCTTTGGAGCAGATCAATTCGACGATGATCACTtggaagagaggaagaagaagatgtcTTACTTCAACTGGTGGAATTTCGCACTTTGTTGCGGGCTTGTGCTTGGTGTGACAGTAATTGCTTACGTTCAAGACAATGTGAGCTGGGGTGTTGCTAGTCTGATCCTCACTGTCACTATGGCAACTACAATAGTCACCTTCTGTATGGGAAAGCCTTGCTACCGATACCGGATACCGGAAGGGAGCCCTTTAACACCTATGTTGCAGGTCTTAGTTGCTGCcataagaaagagaaatttaCCAGTTCCATCAAATCCTGCTCTATTATATGAAGTTCCCAAGTCACAGTCTCAAGGAAGGCTTTTGTGTCATACAAGTAGGCTTGG GTTTCTTGACAAGGCTGCAATAATTGAAGAGAAGGAGAGCATATCTATTGAGCAGAATCCTTGGAGATTAACAACAGTGACTATGGTGGAGGAGACAAAGCTTATTTTGGGCATGATCCCCATATGGCTAACTTCGTTAACATTTGGGATATGCATGGCACAGGGCCCAACATTCTTCGTTAAACAAGCCGCTACAATGAACCTTAGGATTGCTGACAACTTCAAGATCCCACCAGCCTCCATTTACGCTCTTGGGGCTGTTGGAATGATAATCTCTGTCACCACCTGCGAGAAGATTATAGTTCCAATGTTAAGGAAAGCTACCGGCAACGAAAGAGGCTTCAACATCCTCCAGAGGATTGGTATTGGCATGATATTTTCAATTGCAGCCATGTCTGTGGCGGCCTTAGTCGAAATGAAGAGGCTGAGAGCTGTTGAGAAGGAAATAATGTCTATGGGTGCCTTCTGGTTAGCTCCACAAAGCATAATTCTTGGAATAGCAGACGGGTTCACGTTGGTTGGCTTGCAAGAGTATTTCTATGACCAAGTTCCAGACTCAATGAGAAGCTTAGGAATTTCCTTCTACCTTAGTGTGATTGGGGGAGGGAACTTCTTGAGCAGCTTTCTGATTACTGTTGTGGATCATGTCACGGAGAAGTTGGGGAGAAGTTGGTTTGTAGAGGATGTGAACATGTGCCGTTTGGACAATTTCTATTGGCTATTGGCAGCCATGAGTGCGTTGAACTTGTGTGTTTATGTGAAATTGGCTATGAAGTATACTTACAAAAAAGTACAGAGGAGGGTGATTGTGGCTGATTGTAATAATGGTGATGGGGTAGAGTTGATGGCTTGA
- the LOC133864957 gene encoding protein NRT1/ PTR FAMILY 5.6-like isoform X1, which yields MELEMEREKRGGRAESDEDKWVHDSSVDDKGRLPLRASTGVWKASSFIVTIEFSERLSYFGIATNLISYLTKVIHQDLKTAAKNVNYWTGVTTSIPLLGGLLADAYTGRFTMVLFASVVYLMGLSLLTLSQFIPSLKPFNNGRSHQPRKIHEVVFFLALYLISVGTGGHKPCLESFGADQFDDDHLEERKKKMSYFNWWNFALCCGLVLGVTVIAYVQDNVSWGVASLILTVTMATTIVTFCMGKPCYRYRIPEGSPLTPMLQVLVAAIRKRNLPVPSNPALLYEVPKSQSQGRLLCHTSRLGFLDKAAIIEEKESISIEQNPWRLTTVTMVEETKLILGMIPIWLTSLTFGICMAQGPTFFVKQAATMNLRIADNFKIPPASIYALGAVGMIISVTTCEKIIVPMLRKATGNERGFNILQRIGIGMIFSIAAMSVAALVEMKRLRAVEKEIMSMGAFWLAPQSIILGIADGFTLVGLQEYFYDQVPDSMRSLGISFYLSVIGGGNFLSSFLITVVDHVTEKLGRSWFVEDVNMCRLDNFYWLLAAMSALNLCVYVKLAMKYTYKKVQRRVIVADCNNGDGVELMA from the exons ATGGAGCTAGAAatggagagagaaaagagaggtgGACGAGCAGAAAGCGATGAAGATAAATGGGTGCATGATTCTTCTGTGGATGATAAAGGAAGACTTCCTCTCCGTGCTTCAACTGGCGTGTGGAAAGCCTCCTCCTTTATCGTCA CAATTGAGTTTAGTGAGAGGTTGAGCTACTTTGGGATAGCAACAAATCTCATCTCATACCTCACCAAAGTGATCCATCAGGACCTCAAAACAGCAGCCAAAAATGTAAACTACTGGACAGGAGTAACAACATCGATACCTTTACTTGGAGGGCTCCTAGCAGATGCCTACACTGGCAGATTCACTATGGTCCTGTTTGCTTCCGTCGTATATCTCATG GGTTTAAGCCTGTTGACATTGTCTCAATTCATCCCAAGTCTAAAGCCATTCAATAATGGGAGGTCTCACCAGCCTAGGAAGATTCATGAGGTGGTGTTTTTCCTTGCCTTGTATCTTATCTCTGTTGGAACTGGAGGACACAAGCCCTGCTTAGAAAGCTTTGGAGCAGATCAATTCGACGATGATCACTtggaagagaggaagaagaagatgtcTTACTTCAACTGGTGGAATTTCGCACTTTGTTGCGGGCTTGTGCTTGGTGTGACAGTAATTGCTTACGTTCAAGACAATGTGAGCTGGGGTGTTGCTAGTCTGATCCTCACTGTCACTATGGCAACTACAATAGTCACCTTCTGTATGGGAAAGCCTTGCTACCGATACCGGATACCGGAAGGGAGCCCTTTAACACCTATGTTGCAGGTCTTAGTTGCTGCcataagaaagagaaatttaCCAGTTCCATCAAATCCTGCTCTATTATATGAAGTTCCCAAGTCACAGTCTCAAGGAAGGCTTTTGTGTCATACAAGTAGGCTTGG GTTTCTTGACAAGGCTGCAATAATTGAAGAGAAGGAGAGCATATCTATTGAGCAGAATCCTTGGAGATTAACAACAGTGACTATGGTGGAGGAGACAAAGCTTATTTTGGGCATGATCCCCATATGGCTAACTTCGTTAACATTTGGGATATGCATGGCACAGGGCCCAACATTCTTCGTTAAACAAGCCGCTACAATGAACCTTAGGATTGCTGACAACTTCAAGATCCCACCAGCCTCCATTTACGCTCTTGGGGCTGTTGGAATGATAATCTCTGTCACCACCTGCGAGAAGATTATAGTTCCAATGTTAAGGAAAGCTACCGGCAACGAAAGAGGCTTCAACATCCTCCAGAGGATTGGTATTGGCATGATATTTTCAATTGCAGCCATGTCTGTGGCGGCCTTAGTCGAAATGAAGAGGCTGAGAGCTGTTGAGAAGGAAATAATGTCTATGGGTGCCTTCTGGTTAGCTCCACAAAGCATAATTCTTGGAATAGCAGACGGGTTCACGTTGGTTGGCTTGCAAGAGTATTTCTATGACCAAGTTCCAGACTCAATGAGAAGCTTAGGAATTTCCTTCTACCTTAGTGTGATTGGGGGAGGGAACTTCTTGAGCAGCTTTCTGATTACTGTTGTGGATCATGTCACGGAGAAGTTGGGGAGAAGTTGGTTTGTAGAGGATGTGAACATGTGCCGTTTGGACAATTTCTATTGGCTATTGGCAGCCATGAGTGCGTTGAACTTGTGTGTTTATGTGAAATTGGCTATGAAGTATACTTACAAAAAAGTACAGAGGAGGGTGATTGTGGCTGATTGTAATAATGGTGATGGGGTAGAGTTGATGGCTTGA